The following is a genomic window from Pedobacter sp. KBS0701.
CTACGCCAACCGGTAAAAAAGTAACCTTCTTAGATACTCCAGGTCACGAAGCCTTTACAGCGATGCGTGCACGTGGTGCTAAGGCAGCAGATATTGCCATTATTGTTATTGCTGCGGATGATGCAGTGATGCCTCAAACAAAAGAGGCGATTAACCACGCACAGGCAGCAGGCGTACCATTGGTATTTGCTTTCACTAAAGTAGATAAACCAGGCGCAAATGCAGATAAAGTACGTGAGCAGTTATCGGTAATGAATATCCTGGTTGAAGATTGGGGTGGTAAATACCAATCGCAGGAAATCTCAAGCAAAAGCGGCTTAAATGTTGATTTACTTTTAGATAAAGTATTATTAGAAGCAGAATTATTAGAACTTAAAGCAAATCCGAATAAGAGAGCTACAGGTACTGTAATCGAGTCGGCTCTAGATAAAGGACGTGGTATTGTAACTACAGTACTGGTTCAGGCGGGTACTTTAAGAGTTGGAGATCCAATCTTGGCGGGTAGTTACAGCGGACGTGTAAAAGCGTTAACCAACGAGCGTGGTGCTAAAGTAGAATCAGCAGGTCCATCACAACCGGTACAGGTTTTGGGTATGCAAGGTGCACCTACTGCAGGCGATAGGTTTAATGCTTTAGAAAGTGAAACTGAAGCTCGTGATATTGCAAACAAACGTATGCAGTTACAACGTGAGCAAGGTTTACGTACGCAGAAACACATTACTTTGGATGAGATTGGTCGTCGTTTGGCAATTGGCAACTTTAAAGAACTTAATATCATCGTTAAGGGTGACGTGGATGGTTCAATTGAAGCATTAGCCGATTCATTATTGAAATTATCGACCGAGCAAATTCAGATCAATATCATCAGTAAGGGTGTTGGCCAGATTTCAGAGTCTGATGTATTGTTAGCTTCGGCTTCTGATGCGATTATTATTGGTTTCCAGGTTCGTCCATCAACAGGTGCACGTAAACTTGCAGAAGCTGAGCAAATCGATATCCGTCTATATTCTATCATTTACGATGCCATCAACGAGATTAAATCGGCAATGGAAGGTATGTTGGATCCGGAATTTGAAGAGAAAATTGTGGCTAACGTTGAGATTCGTGAGACTTTCAAAATCACTAAAGTGGGTACCATTGCAGGTTGTATGGTATTGGATGGTAAGATTACCCGTAACAGCAAAATCCGTATCGTTAGAGATGGTGTTGTAGTGTATACAGGCGAATTGGCATCTTTAAAACGCTTTAAAGATGATGTGAAAGAGGTGAATAAAGGTTATGAGTGTGGTTTAAACATCCAGAACTTTAATAACATTGAAGTTGGCGATATTGTAGAAGCTTATGAACAAGTTGAAGTAGCAAGAAAGCTTTAATTGCTTTTTAAGAATAATGATTTAAAGTGGCCTCAAAAGGGCCACTTTTTTTGTTAAAGCGAAATACTTGTCTTAAAATTATCGGATAATATTGAGTTAATATCTTAAAATTATCGGATAATATTGAGTTTTTATCTTGAAAATATCGATATTTGTATTTGTTAATTATCGATATGGAAAGATCAACCGCATTAAAATCTTTAAAAAATCACCTTAATAAACCTCAGCACACCATTATTATAGGGCCAAGGCAGATCGGCAAAACCACACTTGTTAAGCAGCTGGCAGAGCAATTGCAAAAGGATAACGAGCTAGTGTATTTTTTAACCTTCGAAGATCCTGTCATTTTAGAGGCCGTAAATCACCATCCCGAAAATATATTCAATTATACCTTATTGCCGGCCGATCTTCCTGCAGATAAGCGATTATATGTCATTATCGATGAAGTTCAGTATGCAAAAGAGCCCAGTAATTTTTTAAAACTTTTATACGATAAGTATTCACCAAAGTTGAAAATCATCGCTACGGGTAGCAGTGCGTTTTACATTGATAAGAGTTTTAAAGATAGTTTGGCGGGAAGAAAAAAGGTGTTTGAATTTTTTCCTTTGGCATTCGATGAATTTTTGCACTTTAAAGGTGAGGATGATTTAATCGCTGAGTGGGAACAACTGAAAAAAAGAGTTACTTACCAGGGGCTCCAGCGTAACCGTATAAACGCGCTGTTCGATGAATATTTGGTTTACGGTGGTTATCCTGCTGTTGTTTTAGCAGATACGGAACAGGAAAAGCAAGAAATGCTTAAAGAGCTTATAAACAGCTATATGAAAAAAGATGTCTTAGAAGCAGGTATTAAGGAAGAACTTAAGTTTTTTCAACTGGCCAGGTTATTAGCTGATCAGACTGGAAGTTTAGTAAACCACCATGAATTGGGAAATACCTTGCAACTGGCCAGTTCTACCGTAGAAAATTATATTTATTTAATGCAGAAAACTTTTATAGTACAATTGCTTTCTCCCTTCTATGGTAATGTGAGGAAGGAATTAACCAAAATGCCAAAGATTTATTTTAATGATAATGGTTTGCGCAATGCATTGTTAAATAATTTTTCGAAGTTAAACGATAGGGCAGATAAAGGCAAATTGCTTGAGAATTATGTTTACTGCAGGCTAAGGCAGTTGCATGATTCAGATAGTTTGCTTTTTTGGCGCACTGCGGATGGTAATGAAGTAGATTTTGTGGTAGAAGAACAAATAAAAAAGGGCCTGGCTTACGAGGTTAAATATCATGATTTGCAGTTTAAACCTAATAAGTATAAAAAATTTGTGGAGGCTTATCCTGATTTCAATCTGGAATGTATTTGTAAGATACTTACAAAAGATAATTCGATAGAGGCTATCAGGTTATAGCTTACTGATCAGCTGATGATATCAAACTATACATCAAAATATTGGTGCTCTTGGTGTTTTTGGGAAATTATCTTGGCCTTCTTAAAGGCTGATTGAATGATGATGTCCTGAATGGAAATTTCGTAGAGTTCAGCAATTTTGCCCAGTTGCGAGAGTGAAAAATCGACTTCATTGTTTTCCCACTTTCGGTAAGCCACCCTGCTTATTCCGATTACATCAGCAGCGTATTGCTGTGTATAACTATACTTATCTCTGTACCTTCTTAAGGTAACCCCTATATCTAACATATTAAGAAAACGTTGACGGCTATGTATTTTTAATATTTACCTGCTGTATATTTAATAATGTAAATAATGATAATAAGGAATTGTCAAAAGTAGTAAATAAAATTAGTTTATTTGTGTAGGTTTTAAATTGTTGAAAAAACAAATAATAACCAAAAGGATTGTTTTTTAATTAAATTTAAACTTTAAAGATTGAAAATATATAATACAGGTCGTATATATGATTGTAAGCGCATAAAAGGTATTATCTTTTTATTTTTAATAGTGGCTTACACTAGCTGTAAAAAAGATAAGCCGATTGGCATAAATGAGGAAGAGGTTGTTTCACCAACTACAGGTACACGAACTGAATTTACGCTTGATTCTATTTTTTTGTATGCGAAACAGGTTTATTTATGGAACGATGTGTTACCCGGTTACAACACTTTTAAGCCAAGAGAAAAATACGGCAATGTCCAATCTGAAATAAGTGCATTTAGAAATGAACTTTTCGATATTTCCCAATTTAAACTTAATCAGGTAACGGGTAAGCCATTTGAGTTTTCAACTTACAATAACTTGCCTAAGTACTCCTCCCTCCAGGTAGGAAGAACTACTGGTGGAGGGAATCGGGCCGGGGTAATCAACGGAGAAGCTGTTTTGGCTAAGCGCCTTATTCGTTTAGACGACAAGGTGATTGCTTATATGGCCTTAGGTTCATTCCCATCTTTAAGCAATACTAAATCTAAATTAGATCAGCTTTTTGATGAAATAGCTACAGATAAACCAAAATATCTGATTTTAGATTTACGTTCTAATGGCGGCGGCTATGTTGAAACAGCAGAGTATGTTGCGAATTTAATCGTTTCCAGTGCATTAAATGGCAAAATAATGTATTCAGAGCAATTTAATCAGATACTTCAAAGTGGTAAGGCAACAATTCTGCGTCATCAGCCCTATCTGGATGAAAACGGAAAAACCGTTATGTATAATGGACGCTTAGCAACACTGGCTGATGTCGATTATACAGAAAGTGGCAATACATATAAATTCAATAAAAAGGGAAGTCTGGAGTCAATACAAGATGTGTACATTATAGTATCTGGTCAGACGGCTTCAGCCAGCGAATTATTGATCAGTTGCCTTAAACCTTATTTCAACTTGAAGTTAATAGGCGAAAACACATATGGAAAACCGGTTGGTTTCTTTGGAATTAATATCGATCAGTATAGTGTTTACCTGAGTAGCTTCCTCATTAAAAATGCAAAAGGATGGTCTGATTACTTTAATGGTATGGAACCTGATTTGAATGTTACGATGCCAAACAACCCAACATTAGGAGATACTGAAGAAGCATGTTTAAAAGCAGCTATTGCTGCAATTGACGGTAAAATACAATTGCAGCCAAAAAAAAGTGCAAGTATTTCAAGGCTAAATTTAGATAAGATGCCACTAGCGCTCATTGATAAAGATTCAACAGGAATGATCGAAAATAGGTTGAAGTTAAGGCATTAGTTTTTATATTCTAGCATAGTGCTTTTCGGTTTGTATGTTTAATTCTGTATTGTTTTATAATTAATTATTAATATTGATAACCCCACATTGTCATAATTAATTTTTCTTGTCGGTAGTTTTGTGAAAAAAAACAAATAAATACTGATGAAAAACAATTACAAATTAAAAATTCTTTGCATGCTGTGCGTAATTGCGGCTGCATTTAGTAGTTGCAAGAAAAGTGAACTTGCAGAGGAAAAATCATTAACCAATAATCACAATACACTTGCAGCTGGAAGAGATGGAAAGAACGATTTATTGGGCTATGGATATAATGTGCTGGGAGAGTTTGCGAATGCGAGTGCAGCTACATTACCTATTATTGATGTGGATAGATTGCAGGCCGACCAGTCCAATACAATAGTATATGATGGTTCAACTAGAACAGACGGGAAATTAGAAGCTGGGAGCGACGCCGTTTCCTATTTGAATAAATTAACTACACGTTTTAGTAATACTTTTGGTGCCGACTTCTTGGGGATGTCATTATTCAGAACCACTATAACTGGAACTTATAATAATACCGATAGTTTTTCATCAAAAAACATTTATAGTAGCTATAATTTAATAATTCAGCAAAAGAGGGTTAAATTGAATGCACAAAGGGATGTACTTCTGTCTTACTTAGATTCGCAGTTCCTTTCTTTTGTTCAAAACCAGACGCCAGAGGCGATTGTGAACAGGTATGGTACGCATATCCTAGCTGATATTATATTGGGAGGAAAATTGGATGTTATCTATCAATCAGAAACTTCAAAGTCTGATAGAATCACAGCAAGTTCTGCCGGAGTAGATATCCATGTGAAAAAGATTTTCAATCTAAATACAGGATATACTTATGATACTAACTATGTTTTAGAGAATTCTGCCCAAAAACTGCATTATATCACTAATGGTGGAGATCCCACTAGAAGCTTAATAGGCGATATCGTTATTGGGAATTCATCTAATCCGAACCCAACTCCAACAATAAATATCTCAGCTTGGCAAAATAGCTGTACATTAGAAAATTCGGTACTGATAGATATTCCAAGCAATGGCTTATTACCTATCTACGATTTTATTCCAGATCAGGCAAAAGCGTTAGCGGTGAAGAATTACATCATACAGTATCTCACAGCGAACCAGGCTTCGTTGTTGCCTACAACCTTTTACGAATATTATAATTCAGTAACTAATAGACATGCTTATAATTTAGGCCCAAATATGGAGCAGTATTGGGGTAATTATTATCACAATGCAGAGCCTTTTAAAGTTTATACCACACAGTATGCTGGGACGGTTCCTTTATATCAATTCTATAATCCTAGTATTGATAATCGTGTATTAACAACAAACAGATATCCAGGGTTTGGTGGGTATAATTATGACGGAATACTTTGCTATGTATATAAGACACCAACCACAGGTACAGTGCCCGTTTACGAATTTTATAGCTCAACAGGTGGACATCTTTATACCACAAACAGGAACACTTCTTATGCGGGCTGGAGATATAATGGACAACCATTTTATGCATTTCCTAATTAACTAGTCTTAAAAAAAGAATTTAATACTGAAATATTTTACATTAATGTTAAAAGGGTCTCAATAATTAGTTGGGCCCCTTTTTTTATCATCATTATTATTTTTTCTTAAAATCAAAAGCAACCAACGCTAGATTTTTTATTGATAAGTTTCATTCGGATGTTTAACAAGCTTTTCATTTTAGGGAAATAACAACGTAAATTCTCTTAGTTATAAATCAGGATATTTTATATGCTGTATTTTATCAATTTGTCTGTTTAATTCTATTACAATTTATTATCATATTGATAACCCTGCCTTGTCATAATTAATTTTTCTTGTCGGTAGTTTTGAAAAAAATAATAGATAAATACTGATGAAAAACAATTACAAATTAAAAATTATTTGCTTGCTGTGTACTCTTACAGCTTTATTTAGCAACTGTAAAAAAAATGATCTCGCAGAAGAAAAGGGATTAATTAATAAGCACAATAATCTTGCAGGTTTTGGTAGAGATGGAAAAAATGATTTGTTAGGTTATGGTTATAATGTATTGGGAGAGTTTGGAAATGCTAGTGCAGCCACACGACCTGTTGTTGATGTAGATAGATTACAGGCCGATCAATCAACCAGAGTTATATGGGACTTTTCAACAAGAACAGAAGGAAGGTTAGATGCAGGAAGTGATGCTACATCTTATTTGAAAAAATTAACTACACATCTTAGCAGTACATTCGGTTATGAGTTTCTAGGGATGTCATTATTTAAAGCTACTGTAACCGGCAGTTACAATAGCACCGATATCTTTTCGTCTAAATATATTTATAGCAGTTATAATTTAAAAATCCAGCAAAAAAGAATCAAGTTAAATGCACTAAATGATGTACTTCAATCTTATTTAGATCCCGAATTTTTATCTTATATCCAAAGTCAAACACCCGAGGCCATTGTAAACAGATATGGAACACACGTGTTAGCTGATATTACGCTTGGCGGAAAATTAGACGTTATCTATCAGTCAGAAACTTCTAAATCTGATAAAACTACAGCAAGTTCGGCAGGTATTGACCTCCATGTAAAAAAGATTTTTAATTTAAATACAGGATATACTTATGATGCTAATGATGTTTCTGAGAATTTTGCTCAAAAATTACATTATGTAACTAACGGAGGTGATCCAACTAAAAACTTAATAGGCGACGTTAGTATCGGTAATGCATCTAATCCAAACCCAATACCGACAGTTAATATTTCAGCTTGGCAAAATAGCTGTACATTAGAAAATTCGGTATTGATAGACATTGCTCCTGATGGTTTAATGCCTATTTATGATTTAATCCCTGATCAGTCAAAAGCTTTGGCTGTTAAAAATTATATCATTCAATATCTGACCAATAACCAAGGACATTTAGTTGATGGTTATCCAGTAGCTAAGCTTTATAGATGCTTCAATACCAAAAATGATGATAGATTATTGCTAACTAACCCAGGAGAAGTAGGCGGTGTAAGAAATTGGGTCGTAGAAGGTTCTATAGGCAAAGTTTATACTACCAATGCTAAACCTGGTACCGTTCCATTATACCGCGTTTATCTTAATAATGGAAAACACTTATTTACTTTAAGCTGGAACGAAGCGCACATTGGATCATATGAAGGAATAGTTGGTTATGTAAATTCTGCCCAGGAAACTAATGACCTTCCTATTTATAGATATAGAAATGATAAGGTACCACATCTTTACACTACAAGCTTCGGCGAACTTGGATGGGGAAGAGATGGTTGGATACTTGAGGGAAATATTGGTTTTATTCCTCAATAGGTGACCGTGTAATATTTTACATACATAAATGTTAAAAGAGCCTCAATATATTATTGAGGCTCTTTTTTTTGTAGATATTTACCAATTCAACTACCAAAATAATTTAATGAATATTGAATTAGAGAAACAAGCAGCACCTGAGAAAAAAAATTTTGATTTTGTTAACACCATTCGTTGTATCTCGATGATGGGTATTGTGTTTGAGCACAGCCACATTGTTCAGGCGCCAATGTACAATACACTGGGCGCTACCATAACAGAAGCTGGAGTAATACAGTTTTTTAAGTTTTCTACCGTAGCTTTTTTCCTGATAGGTGGTTTTCTAATCAACCATAAATTTCAAGAATACTCCGCAGGCCAATATTTAAAGAACAGGTTTAAGAATACCGTAAGACCCTGGCTTTTTTGGATGTTTGTCTTCATTGCAATTACCATGTTAGATAGATGGGTAGCCCATATTAAAGGAAGTGATCGAGATTTAATGTTTAGCGATTTCAGTGCCTATATTTCTGACTTTGTTTACAGGATATTATTTTTTAGTCCTTACTGGTTTATCCTTAATTTTTTAATCTGTATCACACTATTATTGATATTCAAAAAATATCTCTATAAATACTGGTTGGGGATATTTTTTGGAATTATTTCACTTGTATATAGTGTTAATCTGTACTTCAACTGGTTCGAAACTACACATACTTCTGCCTTATTCGGTTTTGTTTTTTACCTGTGGCTTGGGGTATACTTGAACAAATATTATACTGCCGTAATGACCTTTGTGAAAGATACACGATGGACAATATGGGTTCTTCTTCTGGTTCTGACCTTCGCACTAGGAATATGGGAATCTGTATATCTGATTAAACTAGGTAGTAAAGATGCTTATAATACACTCAGGATATCCAATATCATTTATTCATTTGTGGGATTTGGTGTTCTATTAAAAATAGGAAATATTAAAATACTTGATCGTCTTAAACCCCGAGAAACCACTTTTGGAATATATTTAGTGCACAGTATTGTTATAGAAAGGGTATTGCCATTGATTTTTCAGCCCTTGAAATTAGATGTTCAGCATTATAATGTCTGGGAAAATACTGCATTGTTAATCCTTAGGTTTATAATAGCCTATTCAATTAGTTATATGCTATCGGCACTGATCATCAAAACAAAAATGAAATGGACTGTCGGACAGTAATAGTTTAATTTAAAAGCTGTTTGATGCTGTTTTTAAAAGCTCTTCTAAATTTTTTAAAACTGAAGTAATCGCTTTCAAATATTTCATTTTTAAAATACCATTTTAGGCTAAGTGAATTAATTTGATCGAATTTTAAGATATCCATCCACTTATTGAACAAGAATTGGTTAAAAATCTTCGGATCATATCTCTTTGAAATGTTATTGGCTAATTTAAATTCGTTGAACAAAAATGAATAGTCATTTAAATGCTCTTTAACCGGTGTCCAATTAAATAATTCGACATGCAGGTTTAACCGTCTTTCATCATAGGGTAGACCGATGCGCTTTTGCATATGGCTAATGATCTTTCTTTCATTTGCTAGCCTTGTATTCGTATTTAGCGTAGAGGTATTGTTGCTGTGGACACGGTAGTCGACAAGGGTTTCATCAAGGTTGGCCACTTTATACTTTTCGGCCATTCTTATAAATAAATCAAAATCTTCTGATATGGTATAATTCTGATAGCCATTCAACTCAGTAAAAACACTTGTTTTGAACATGGTTGTAGAATTTACGAAAGGATTGCCAAATAACATAAATAAATCAACAGTATTGTTTACCGGTACCCTCAGCTTGTCTCCTGTTTTATTACCATGTTCATTTATAATGGCAGCGTGGCCCCCGCATAGTACAACTTCTGGGTTAGCCAAAAGAAAGTTATACTGAAGTTTAAGCCGATCTTGATAAGCAATATCATCGCCATCTAATATGGCAATATATTCGCCCTGCGCAAGAGTTAATAAACGGTTTCTGGTATAAATCAAGCCTTTGTTACCATCATTATGTACTAATCTGATCCTATTATCATTAAAAGATTCAACTATGGTAGTTGTATTATCGATAGAGCCATCATTTACAATAATCAATTCGAAATCAGAAAAACTTTGGGTTAATACACTATTTATGGATTGCTGGATAAAATCTGCCTGATTATAGGCGGCCATAAAAACAGTTATCTTTGGATGTCCCATTATTGTTTACCGGTTTTAGAGCTTCTAGCATTTTAGACTTTCCCGCTTTTGAAGTTTTATGGTTTTGTCATATATTTAATGCATATACTTTGTCTGCTAAAAGCGATTAATTCCAAATATACCAACAAACTAAATACGTATTGTAAATGCAATTAAATAAAAGTTAATACATTATTTATTCTTTAATTTGCAGCCAATTTAGATAGAATTTACTTTTTGTAATTACAGGATCAGATGAAGAAAATATTGTTTATAAGCCACAATTTGGGTAGAACTGGTTCCGAAATGTTACTTTGGTATTCTTTAATGAATTTAAACCGGGAAAAATTTCTACCACTATTGTTTACCAAAGGTAAAGGCGTATTAATCGATACGCTGCCAAGTGAAATTCAGCATTTTCTGCCTTATAGAGAAAATCCTAAAAGGTCTTTAAGACTGCTGAGATCAGTCTTAAAAAAAGCTAAAATTGACGCGTTAGAATACCAATTAAATTATATCACTAAGAAATACAAAGTTGATTTCTGGTATGTAAATACTATTGTAATCCCTGAGGTTTATCCAATAGCAAAGAAATTAGGGATTAAAATTATTACCCATGCACACGAACTTCCCTTTGCGTACGATTTTATCGGTTACAAGGATTTAGAGACCATTGTTACTACATCAACGGCATTAATTGGCTGCTCTGAGGCGGTATGCAATAAAATTAGTGATATGGGACGGCCTGATGTAAAACTGTTATATGGTTTTATCGATCTGAGTAAAATAATATATACTAAGGCTGCCTTTGAGGTAAAAGCAGATACAGGTTTTAGTGAAGAGGATTTTGTTTGGGCAATTTCTGGTAAAACAACACTAATAAAAGGAGTTGATTTCTTAGTTTCATTGCTGCCTCAACTTCCTGAAAATATCAAGATTATCTGGATTGGGGGTGAAGAGGACACTGGTATATATTATTATGCGAAAAGAGCGGTAGAAAATAAGTTTCCTGACCGGGTTAAATTCCTTGGCGCACAGAGTGAAGAATATTATAATTATCTTAATTCCGCTGATGCGTTTCTGTTACTCTCAAGAGAGGATTCTTTCCCATTGGTAATGTTAGAGGCTGCTGCATTAGGTAAACCGATTGTAGGGTTTGATTCTGGAGGGATTAGAGAGTTTGTAAAAGAAGATACAGGTATAGTTATCGATACTTGGAGAACAAAGGATTTGGCAGAAGCTATGATGGAAGTAAAAGACCATCCCGAA
Proteins encoded in this region:
- a CDS encoding MAC/perforin domain-containing protein; this encodes MKNNYKLKILCMLCVIAAAFSSCKKSELAEEKSLTNNHNTLAAGRDGKNDLLGYGYNVLGEFANASAATLPIIDVDRLQADQSNTIVYDGSTRTDGKLEAGSDAVSYLNKLTTRFSNTFGADFLGMSLFRTTITGTYNNTDSFSSKNIYSSYNLIIQQKRVKLNAQRDVLLSYLDSQFLSFVQNQTPEAIVNRYGTHILADIILGGKLDVIYQSETSKSDRITASSAGVDIHVKKIFNLNTGYTYDTNYVLENSAQKLHYITNGGDPTRSLIGDIVIGNSSNPNPTPTINISAWQNSCTLENSVLIDIPSNGLLPIYDFIPDQAKALAVKNYIIQYLTANQASLLPTTFYEYYNSVTNRHAYNLGPNMEQYWGNYYHNAEPFKVYTTQYAGTVPLYQFYNPSIDNRVLTTNRYPGFGGYNYDGILCYVYKTPTTGTVPVYEFYSSTGGHLYTTNRNTSYAGWRYNGQPFYAFPN
- a CDS encoding acyltransferase gives rise to the protein MNIELEKQAAPEKKNFDFVNTIRCISMMGIVFEHSHIVQAPMYNTLGATITEAGVIQFFKFSTVAFFLIGGFLINHKFQEYSAGQYLKNRFKNTVRPWLFWMFVFIAITMLDRWVAHIKGSDRDLMFSDFSAYISDFVYRILFFSPYWFILNFLICITLLLIFKKYLYKYWLGIFFGIISLVYSVNLYFNWFETTHTSALFGFVFYLWLGVYLNKYYTAVMTFVKDTRWTIWVLLLVLTFALGIWESVYLIKLGSKDAYNTLRISNIIYSFVGFGVLLKIGNIKILDRLKPRETTFGIYLVHSIVIERVLPLIFQPLKLDVQHYNVWENTALLILRFIIAYSISYMLSALIIKTKMKWTVGQ
- a CDS encoding glycosyltransferase — encoded protein: MGHPKITVFMAAYNQADFIQQSINSVLTQSFSDFELIIVNDGSIDNTTTIVESFNDNRIRLVHNDGNKGLIYTRNRLLTLAQGEYIAILDGDDIAYQDRLKLQYNFLLANPEVVLCGGHAAIINEHGNKTGDKLRVPVNNTVDLFMLFGNPFVNSTTMFKTSVFTELNGYQNYTISEDFDLFIRMAEKYKVANLDETLVDYRVHSNNTSTLNTNTRLANERKIISHMQKRIGLPYDERRLNLHVELFNWTPVKEHLNDYSFLFNEFKLANNISKRYDPKIFNQFLFNKWMDILKFDQINSLSLKWYFKNEIFESDYFSFKKFRRAFKNSIKQLLN
- a CDS encoding ATP-binding protein; the encoded protein is MERSTALKSLKNHLNKPQHTIIIGPRQIGKTTLVKQLAEQLQKDNELVYFLTFEDPVILEAVNHHPENIFNYTLLPADLPADKRLYVIIDEVQYAKEPSNFLKLLYDKYSPKLKIIATGSSAFYIDKSFKDSLAGRKKVFEFFPLAFDEFLHFKGEDDLIAEWEQLKKRVTYQGLQRNRINALFDEYLVYGGYPAVVLADTEQEKQEMLKELINSYMKKDVLEAGIKEELKFFQLARLLADQTGSLVNHHELGNTLQLASSTVENYIYLMQKTFIVQLLSPFYGNVRKELTKMPKIYFNDNGLRNALLNNFSKLNDRADKGKLLENYVYCRLRQLHDSDSLLFWRTADGNEVDFVVEEQIKKGLAYEVKYHDLQFKPNKYKKFVEAYPDFNLECICKILTKDNSIEAIRL
- a CDS encoding glycosyltransferase family 4 protein, which codes for MKKILFISHNLGRTGSEMLLWYSLMNLNREKFLPLLFTKGKGVLIDTLPSEIQHFLPYRENPKRSLRLLRSVLKKAKIDALEYQLNYITKKYKVDFWYVNTIVIPEVYPIAKKLGIKIITHAHELPFAYDFIGYKDLETIVTTSTALIGCSEAVCNKISDMGRPDVKLLYGFIDLSKIIYTKAAFEVKADTGFSEEDFVWAISGKTTLIKGVDFLVSLLPQLPENIKIIWIGGEEDTGIYYYAKRAVENKFPDRVKFLGAQSEEYYNYLNSADAFLLLSREDSFPLVMLEAAALGKPIVGFDSGGIREFVKEDTGIVIDTWRTKDLAEAMMEVKDHPERFNIDEIKRQASLYEVKKQVSILEDILDSIN
- a CDS encoding S41 family peptidase; its protein translation is MKIYNTGRIYDCKRIKGIIFLFLIVAYTSCKKDKPIGINEEEVVSPTTGTRTEFTLDSIFLYAKQVYLWNDVLPGYNTFKPREKYGNVQSEISAFRNELFDISQFKLNQVTGKPFEFSTYNNLPKYSSLQVGRTTGGGNRAGVINGEAVLAKRLIRLDDKVIAYMALGSFPSLSNTKSKLDQLFDEIATDKPKYLILDLRSNGGGYVETAEYVANLIVSSALNGKIMYSEQFNQILQSGKATILRHQPYLDENGKTVMYNGRLATLADVDYTESGNTYKFNKKGSLESIQDVYIIVSGQTASASELLISCLKPYFNLKLIGENTYGKPVGFFGINIDQYSVYLSSFLIKNAKGWSDYFNGMEPDLNVTMPNNPTLGDTEEACLKAAIAAIDGKIQLQPKKSASISRLNLDKMPLALIDKDSTGMIENRLKLRH
- a CDS encoding MAC/perforin domain-containing protein, producing MKNNYKLKIICLLCTLTALFSNCKKNDLAEEKGLINKHNNLAGFGRDGKNDLLGYGYNVLGEFGNASAATRPVVDVDRLQADQSTRVIWDFSTRTEGRLDAGSDATSYLKKLTTHLSSTFGYEFLGMSLFKATVTGSYNSTDIFSSKYIYSSYNLKIQQKRIKLNALNDVLQSYLDPEFLSYIQSQTPEAIVNRYGTHVLADITLGGKLDVIYQSETSKSDKTTASSAGIDLHVKKIFNLNTGYTYDANDVSENFAQKLHYVTNGGDPTKNLIGDVSIGNASNPNPIPTVNISAWQNSCTLENSVLIDIAPDGLMPIYDLIPDQSKALAVKNYIIQYLTNNQGHLVDGYPVAKLYRCFNTKNDDRLLLTNPGEVGGVRNWVVEGSIGKVYTTNAKPGTVPLYRVYLNNGKHLFTLSWNEAHIGSYEGIVGYVNSAQETNDLPIYRYRNDKVPHLYTTSFGELGWGRDGWILEGNIGFIPQ
- a CDS encoding helix-turn-helix transcriptional regulator gives rise to the protein MLDIGVTLRRYRDKYSYTQQYAADVIGISRVAYRKWENNEVDFSLSQLGKIAELYEISIQDIIIQSAFKKAKIISQKHQEHQYFDV